One Pseudomonas abieticivorans genomic region harbors:
- a CDS encoding dermonecrotic toxin domain-containing protein, whose translation MNANPYLLPTPAEHIAKALPSWLKNATVAQRDEFQQRLHKSRASRAKALAIAQRLAQPVDFCRPLLAKALQDEYNLDLDLDQHQLVELQHYAHFQRPLLKNPPRSLLAAALSNFAEDAQFERDSAILPAGSLVHYWNSYDPGKAVHISPAQFAATCRRLDLGARYQAHVDHIYPPLPTPSQPADSLRDWARAGLCASLADELRTQVQRARLQRCLSEEDAVLVEQLLAGQAPRWDGYVVQVCQLYLAATWTSLGIPLHRATVLRQGDNPASPHLVYLPGDPDRPLWRYARLSDFEHWLRPRLNSAEQCQQWALLAPIDSRKALAEQLYHRLNPLPLLAASDEDRVHNPDADLGARAISQEHSLAQWLYLEVRNQVTAYAGACVVSTGQADRVRHAQRMARWQTLGFDALNIGALVVPGLDVLMAAVMAGQLLGEVFEGLDDWTHGQTEEALQQLFEVAATVAQAAVLAPLHSAFVESLQPVLDTQGQARLWSPRQALRNLGPEVEGVGDEALEQARLACGLSEAAVRRLQVERLPLPAALLECLADVRAGASVADPVAVVVTPLQRDFPRLSPHAAQEIQAQANDRERQLLGLGQVPLRLAELARMALRERQLNRALLGLVIPGMASADSARLAAGLVADGAPLFEQAVANRAVAARLIGQQRAPAWLRPPTRQANGLIGYELSGRPGNLRRQDRLARLYPQADEDQLQRLRQELEPAVDLNLGLRELEYRRLQATLVDWTESPDLIVDENGNQEPVQAQSRANAAQLILAAWRREAPTMQSARNRGRGHELDLSEYRIGRLPALNLRMNHVYSLSLAGTGQVEDPSAFLAAFPRLEALELQDNQLSRIPVQVGLLSELNVLALDENRLQGSDHLFDGLVNLNDLQILTLRNNPLQTPPAAMAVLGGLRSLQDLSLASTDTVLDARALDQLARLPDLNNLWLSDNHLVLSAESLQALARMPRLDLLNLDGNPLGEHLDLASLTQLRTLYLRDCDLTQWPAGLSELINAPARRLAFVNLEENPLQEVPVLQPGPFFERATGRRQRLNISAEHLTPQSLEHLRQVNILPTWANDQADWLSGACDEVRQQVAALRALPQARYFLQALEHIEDTEQYRHDPGSGRRRAQQLISDISAPVPGDDGQGLEHLRRQVFDIGEEEMTTCVDGFALIFNRFETRVLIYRVAGSVIMPEQAMTPLLNLSRQLYRADRLDLTAVAIMQARMVRRAALFPQAIGRHAEPGELALVTALVERGAPPLDPLDDATLEELANLPDEIEMCLRLRMELAEALDLPPQPTDMRYHQPLTDSLRERIRDHVRSLDTDSRWVQWAIAQDWWCDLLERRYASRLEALREHWYAGHEYLWELGRPSPEIGSVATDVMAVLQAQYPQYTWLREGMPQVLALTPVELDGAIQRLSAGERAARNQLLALLSQELLDDSRQ comes from the coding sequence ATGAACGCCAACCCCTATTTGCTTCCCACCCCCGCCGAACACATCGCCAAGGCGCTGCCCAGTTGGCTGAAAAACGCAACGGTTGCACAGCGCGACGAATTCCAGCAGCGCCTGCATAAGAGTCGGGCCTCCCGGGCCAAGGCGTTGGCAATTGCCCAGCGCCTTGCGCAGCCGGTCGACTTCTGCAGGCCGCTACTGGCCAAGGCGTTGCAGGATGAATACAACCTGGACCTGGACCTGGACCAACACCAGTTGGTCGAACTGCAGCACTACGCCCATTTTCAGCGGCCTTTGCTGAAAAATCCGCCGCGCTCGCTGCTGGCTGCGGCCCTGAGTAACTTTGCCGAGGATGCGCAGTTCGAGCGCGATTCGGCAATTCTGCCAGCGGGTTCGCTGGTGCATTACTGGAACAGCTACGATCCAGGCAAGGCGGTGCACATCAGCCCCGCGCAGTTCGCGGCCACCTGCCGACGCCTGGACCTGGGCGCGCGCTACCAGGCGCACGTCGACCACATCTACCCGCCGTTGCCCACCCCGAGCCAACCGGCGGATAGCCTGCGGGACTGGGCACGTGCCGGCCTCTGCGCGAGCCTGGCCGATGAGCTGCGCACCCAGGTGCAGCGCGCGCGATTGCAGCGCTGCTTGAGTGAAGAAGATGCCGTGCTGGTCGAACAGCTATTGGCCGGGCAAGCGCCGCGGTGGGACGGCTATGTGGTCCAGGTGTGCCAGCTTTACCTGGCCGCTACCTGGACCTCCCTGGGTATACCGCTGCACCGGGCGACGGTCCTGCGCCAAGGTGACAACCCGGCTTCGCCCCACCTGGTGTACTTGCCCGGTGACCCGGATCGGCCACTGTGGCGCTACGCCCGGCTAAGTGACTTCGAACACTGGCTGCGCCCGCGCCTGAACAGCGCCGAGCAGTGCCAGCAATGGGCACTGCTTGCACCGATCGATTCGCGCAAGGCGCTTGCCGAGCAGCTTTACCATCGGCTCAACCCGCTGCCGCTGCTTGCCGCCAGCGATGAGGATCGGGTCCATAACCCTGATGCCGACCTGGGCGCCCGGGCGATCTCGCAAGAGCATTCGTTGGCGCAATGGCTGTACCTGGAGGTGCGCAACCAGGTCACCGCCTATGCCGGGGCCTGCGTTGTCAGTACCGGGCAGGCCGATCGCGTGCGCCACGCGCAGCGCATGGCTCGGTGGCAAACGCTGGGTTTTGATGCGCTGAACATCGGTGCGTTGGTAGTGCCCGGCCTTGATGTACTGATGGCAGCGGTCATGGCCGGGCAGCTGTTGGGTGAGGTCTTCGAAGGGCTCGATGACTGGACCCACGGGCAAACCGAGGAGGCGCTGCAGCAATTGTTCGAGGTGGCGGCCACCGTCGCGCAGGCCGCCGTGCTGGCGCCATTGCATTCGGCGTTCGTCGAAAGCCTGCAGCCGGTGCTCGATACCCAGGGCCAGGCGCGGTTGTGGAGCCCCCGCCAGGCATTGCGCAACTTGGGGCCGGAGGTCGAGGGGGTTGGCGATGAGGCGCTGGAGCAGGCACGCCTGGCCTGCGGCCTGAGCGAGGCCGCCGTGCGCCGCTTGCAGGTCGAGCGACTGCCGTTGCCCGCGGCGTTGCTCGAATGCCTGGCGGATGTGCGTGCCGGGGCATCGGTTGCTGACCCCGTCGCGGTTGTGGTTACACCGCTGCAGCGCGATTTTCCCCGGCTCAGCCCGCACGCGGCGCAAGAGATTCAGGCCCAGGCCAATGATCGCGAACGCCAACTGCTTGGCCTCGGGCAGGTACCGTTGCGCCTGGCCGAATTGGCGCGCATGGCCCTGCGCGAGCGGCAATTGAACCGTGCCCTGCTGGGGCTGGTGATACCGGGCATGGCCAGTGCCGACAGTGCGCGGCTGGCTGCCGGCCTGGTCGCGGACGGTGCGCCGCTGTTCGAGCAGGCCGTGGCCAACCGCGCCGTTGCCGCGCGGCTGATCGGCCAGCAACGCGCCCCCGCCTGGCTGCGCCCGCCCACGCGGCAGGCCAATGGCCTGATTGGCTACGAGCTGAGTGGCCGGCCGGGCAACCTGCGCCGCCAGGACCGCTTGGCGCGGCTGTACCCACAGGCCGACGAAGACCAACTGCAAAGGCTGCGCCAGGAACTTGAGCCGGCAGTCGACCTGAACCTGGGCCTGCGGGAGTTGGAGTACCGTCGGTTGCAGGCCACCTTGGTGGATTGGACAGAAAGCCCCGACCTGATCGTCGATGAAAATGGCAACCAGGAACCGGTCCAGGCGCAAAGCCGTGCCAATGCCGCTCAACTGATCCTCGCGGCCTGGCGCCGTGAAGCGCCCACCATGCAATCGGCGCGCAACCGTGGCCGGGGCCATGAGCTGGACCTGTCCGAATACCGCATCGGCCGCCTGCCTGCCTTGAACCTGCGCATGAATCACGTGTACAGCTTGAGTTTGGCCGGCACCGGCCAGGTCGAGGATCCCTCGGCGTTCCTGGCGGCGTTCCCGCGCTTGGAGGCGCTGGAGTTGCAAGACAATCAATTGAGCCGTATCCCCGTGCAGGTCGGCCTGCTGAGCGAGCTGAACGTGTTGGCCCTGGACGAAAATCGCCTGCAAGGGTCTGACCACCTGTTCGATGGGCTGGTCAACCTCAACGATTTGCAGATCCTGACCTTGCGCAACAACCCCTTGCAGACCCCGCCGGCGGCGATGGCAGTGCTCGGTGGCTTGCGCAGCCTGCAAGACCTGTCGCTGGCCAGCACCGATACCGTGTTAGATGCCCGCGCGCTCGACCAGTTGGCCCGTCTGCCCGACCTCAATAATCTGTGGCTCAGCGATAATCACCTGGTGTTGAGCGCCGAAAGCCTGCAGGCGCTGGCACGCATGCCGCGCCTGGATTTGCTCAACCTGGACGGCAACCCATTGGGCGAGCACCTGGACCTTGCCAGCTTGACCCAACTGCGCACGCTGTACCTGCGTGACTGCGACCTCACGCAATGGCCTGCGGGCCTAAGCGAACTGATCAACGCCCCGGCGCGACGCCTGGCGTTTGTCAATCTTGAAGAGAACCCGCTGCAGGAGGTGCCCGTGCTGCAGCCCGGGCCTTTTTTCGAGCGAGCAACGGGGCGCAGGCAACGCTTGAATATCTCGGCAGAGCACCTGACGCCACAGAGCCTGGAGCACCTGCGCCAGGTCAATATCCTGCCCACTTGGGCCAATGACCAGGCAGACTGGCTGAGCGGCGCCTGCGACGAGGTCCGTCAACAGGTCGCAGCCCTACGCGCGCTGCCCCAGGCCCGGTATTTTCTCCAGGCGTTGGAGCACATCGAAGATACCGAGCAATATCGCCACGATCCAGGCAGCGGGCGCCGACGGGCACAGCAACTGATCAGCGATATCAGTGCGCCCGTCCCAGGCGACGATGGCCAGGGTCTTGAGCATCTGCGCAGGCAGGTATTCGATATTGGCGAGGAGGAGATGACCACTTGCGTTGACGGTTTTGCACTGATCTTCAACCGTTTTGAAACCCGCGTGTTGATTTATCGCGTCGCGGGCAGTGTCATCATGCCCGAGCAGGCAATGACCCCGTTGCTGAACCTGAGCCGGCAGTTGTACCGCGCCGACCGCCTGGACCTCACGGCGGTGGCCATCATGCAGGCGCGCATGGTACGCCGCGCCGCGTTGTTCCCCCAGGCCATTGGCCGTCACGCCGAACCCGGCGAGCTGGCCCTGGTCACCGCGTTGGTCGAACGCGGCGCCCCGCCGCTGGACCCGCTGGATGATGCCACCCTGGAGGAGTTGGCCAACTTGCCTGATGAAATCGAAATGTGCCTGCGCCTGCGCATGGAACTGGCCGAAGCCCTCGACCTGCCTCCCCAGCCGACCGACATGCGTTATCACCAACCGCTGACCGACAGCCTGCGCGAGCGCATCCGCGACCATGTCCGCAGCCTGGACACCGACAGCCGCTGGGTGCAATGGGCGATTGCGCAAGACTGGTGGTGCGACCTGCTTGAGCGTCGCTATGCCTCCCGCCTGGAGGCCTTGCGCGAACACTGGTACGCCGGCCATGAATACCTCTGGGAACTGGGCCGGCCCAGCCCTGAGATAGGCAGCGTCGCGACCGACGTGATGGCCGTGCTGCAAGCGCAGTATCCCCAATACACCTGGCTGCGCGAGGGCATGCCGCAGGTCCTGGCCTTGACCCCTGTCGAACTCGATGGTGCCATCCAGCGCTTGAGCGCCGGGGAGCGAGCAGCACGTAACCAGTTGCTAGCCTTACTGTCGCAAGAGCTGTTGGACGACAGCCGGCAATGA